The following are encoded together in the Methanosarcina flavescens genome:
- a CDS encoding histidinol phosphate phosphatase domain-containing protein: MIDLHTHTIFSDGELIPSELIRRAVIHGYEAIALTDHADYTNLEQLIEAAKKAKYLEEEWDIRVLSGVELTHVPPRQIAPLAKKAKELGAEIVVVHGETIAEPVAPGTNAAAAACEYVDILAHPGLISEEDVETAKENNVCLEITARNGHNRTNGHIARVALQIGATLLVNTDTHTPENLITDKTALKIAMGAGLTEARAREVLKASARKIAEII, from the coding sequence TTGATTGATCTTCACACCCATACGATTTTCAGTGACGGGGAACTTATCCCCAGCGAACTTATCCGGCGGGCGGTCATTCACGGCTATGAGGCTATTGCACTTACCGACCATGCCGATTACACTAATCTCGAACAGCTTATAGAAGCTGCAAAGAAAGCAAAATACTTAGAAGAAGAATGGGATATCCGCGTTCTATCTGGTGTTGAGCTGACGCATGTCCCTCCCCGCCAGATCGCTCCCCTTGCAAAGAAAGCAAAAGAACTGGGCGCAGAAATCGTGGTCGTTCACGGGGAAACCATAGCCGAGCCGGTTGCCCCTGGAACAAACGCAGCAGCGGCCGCTTGCGAATATGTTGACATCCTGGCTCATCCGGGGCTGATCTCCGAGGAAGATGTCGAGACCGCTAAAGAGAACAATGTCTGCCTTGAAATTACCGCCCGAAATGGGCACAACCGGACCAACGGCCATATTGCAAGGGTCGCTCTTCAAATCGGTGCAACGCTTTTAGTGAATACAGATACACATACCCCTGAAAACCTTATCACCGATAAAACTGCACTGAAAATCGCAATGGGAGCCGGGCTTACCGAAGCAAGGGCAAGAGAGGTATTAAAAGCATCTGCGAGGAAGATCGCAGAAATTATTTAA
- a CDS encoding PEP/pyruvate-binding domain-containing protein, with product MQQMVFPDVSGLMFTVDPVSGHRNTISIDASFGLGEAVVSGIVSTDSYQVRAGQIVKKQIAEKKKAIYPVAEGGTVVQELAPELQNKQALSDDKILELAQIGQRIEKHYCSEQDIEWCLAGNRLYILQSRPITSLYPVPKVYDNKFHIFLSIAHMQMMTDAMKPMGISVFQEILPYGKNSEFSLNSLMVEAGGRLFLTLLFFCIINFFVDFLSGELRFWMN from the coding sequence GTGCAGCAAATGGTATTTCCGGATGTCTCCGGGCTTATGTTTACCGTGGACCCTGTTAGCGGACACAGGAATACTATTTCCATTGATGCCAGCTTTGGGTTGGGTGAGGCTGTAGTCTCAGGAATCGTCTCCACCGACTCTTATCAGGTCCGCGCAGGTCAGATTGTCAAAAAGCAAATTGCTGAAAAGAAGAAAGCTATTTATCCGGTCGCAGAAGGGGGAACAGTAGTTCAGGAACTTGCTCCTGAACTTCAAAACAAACAGGCTCTGTCTGATGATAAAATTCTGGAGCTGGCCCAAATCGGTCAAAGGATAGAAAAGCACTACTGTTCGGAACAGGACATTGAGTGGTGTCTGGCAGGTAACAGGTTGTATATCTTACAAAGTCGTCCTATTACCTCGCTTTATCCAGTTCCTAAAGTGTACGATAACAAATTTCATATTTTTTTATCTATTGCGCACATGCAAATGATGACAGACGCCATGAAACCTATGGGAATTTCTGTCTTTCAGGAAATACTTCCCTATGGGAAGAATTCCGAATTCTCTCTGAATTCATTAATGGTGGAAGCGGGAGGAAGGCTTTTTTTGACGTTACTCTTTTTTTGCATAATAAACTTCTTCGTAGATTTTTTATCTGGCGAACTAAGATTCTGGATGAATTGA
- a CDS encoding PEP-utilizing enzyme, translating into MMGDALEKILTSETFQQEIESNQGTMKQVFKFFKLVFPLYLKGIPVIINNLFFLDPSGIIERATTPVEPIIYKHGNYIMQVSGTERIIRIRESMRRLLDEIITNMMYIPLSLIVLQMASRLTRRWLGEDLDIDTLSKSPPGDVTGEMGLMIGDLADTARKHPEVVDYLERAKDSTFYEGLSEVKGGDVFRAELDRFMGLYGMRCPGEIDISNTRWWEAPTMLVPSIIYHIKSNAPGEHRKRFRQGRKEAQEAI; encoded by the coding sequence TTGATGGGAGATGCTCTGGAAAAAATACTGACAAGCGAGACCTTTCAACAGGAGATTGAGTCAAATCAAGGTACAATGAAGCAGGTATTTAAGTTTTTTAAACTAGTATTTCCACTCTATCTAAAGGGTATTCCTGTTATTATTAACAATTTATTCTTCCTTGACCCTTCAGGAATTATTGAGCGAGCTACAACCCCTGTAGAACCGATTATTTATAAACACGGGAACTACATTATGCAGGTGTCTGGGACAGAGCGGATTATAAGAATCCGTGAAAGTATGAGGAGATTATTGGATGAAATAATTACTAACATGATGTACATACCCTTATCACTAATTGTTCTGCAAATGGCAAGCCGCCTGACCAGGCGATGGTTGGGTGAAGACCTTGATATTGACACGCTGAGTAAATCCCCGCCTGGAGACGTGACCGGTGAGATGGGGTTAATGATTGGGGATCTGGCTGACACAGCACGAAAACATCCTGAAGTCGTAGATTATCTGGAAAGAGCGAAGGACAGCACTTTTTATGAGGGGCTCAGTGAAGTAAAAGGTGGAGATGTGTTCAGGGCTGAACTGGACAGGTTCATGGGACTATATGGCATGCGCTGCCCAGGTGAAATCGATATATCAAACACCCGATGGTGGGAAGCCCCTACAATGCTTGTCCCGTCCATTATATACCACATAAAAAGCAACGCTCCTGGAGAACACCGGAAACGGTTCAGGCAGGGCAGGAAGGAAGCGCAGGAAGCTATATAG
- a CDS encoding 23S rRNA (uridine(2552)-2'-O)-methyltransferase: MARDRRDYYYRRAKEEGYRSRASFKLKQINEKHKIIKRGDSVVDLGAAPGGWLQVAKELSGGKVLGVDLQRIQPIEGVETIQGDINAESTIKEIIQIVGQKGADVVLCDAAPNLSGNWSYDHARSIELATSALECAKKILKPKGNFVVKVFQGDMFGDYMQQVRDNFVRTMAYSPQASRSQSAEIYVIGKKFLTAPLRKGNEFVVDIEKLGSGGDGAVLIEGFVVFVKDVEIGEKVRIKITDVKPNFAFADVAERLGKTEKSD, encoded by the coding sequence ATGGCAAGAGACAGAAGAGATTATTATTATCGTCGGGCAAAAGAGGAAGGGTACAGATCCAGGGCTTCCTTCAAACTTAAACAGATTAATGAAAAACATAAGATTATCAAGCGGGGAGACTCGGTTGTCGATCTGGGGGCAGCTCCGGGAGGATGGCTCCAGGTTGCAAAGGAATTATCCGGGGGAAAAGTTCTTGGTGTGGATTTGCAAAGAATTCAGCCTATTGAGGGAGTTGAGACAATTCAGGGCGATATAAACGCCGAATCCACAATTAAAGAGATTATTCAAATTGTCGGGCAAAAGGGAGCCGATGTGGTGCTCTGTGATGCAGCCCCTAACCTGTCAGGAAACTGGTCCTATGACCATGCAAGGTCAATCGAGCTTGCAACCTCGGCTCTGGAATGTGCAAAAAAAATTCTCAAGCCTAAAGGAAACTTCGTTGTGAAAGTCTTCCAGGGAGATATGTTTGGCGACTATATGCAACAGGTAAGGGATAATTTTGTCCGGACGATGGCTTATTCTCCTCAAGCCTCGCGCTCCCAGAGCGCGGAAATTTATGTTATTGGAAAGAAATTCCTTACAGCTCCGCTCAGGAAAGGAAATGAATTCGTTGTGGATATCGAGAAGTTGGGCTCAGGTGGAGACGGGGCTGTGCTCATTGAGGGTTTTGTTGTCTTCGTAAAGGATGTCGAAATTGGAGAAAAGGTTAGGATTAAAATAACAGATGTGAAGCCGAACTTCGCTTTTGCTGATGTCGCAGAAAGGCTTGGAAAAACCGAGAAATCTGATTAA
- a CDS encoding YoaK family protein, protein MTKNENKIRFKKLTSESVELGILLTLVGGFLDAYTFVGRGGVFANAQTGNVVLMGIEAATGEWEKAVLYAVPILAFIVGVVVAEMIKKPSMRLLIPDTERAVLILEIAVLFIVGFIPYTGPDMMVTVAISFVAAIQFSIFRKLDGSPYNTIAITGNLRSATQEAYLAVTRKDYKSAFQAVRFSMINLSFLAGAILGGLLTSFIGVKAVWVTVIVLICPVILLSTDEYKSKNVRIDVKGSGV, encoded by the coding sequence ATGACGAAAAATGAAAATAAAATACGTTTTAAAAAATTAACTTCTGAGTCTGTAGAACTTGGTATACTTCTTACACTTGTAGGAGGATTTCTTGATGCTTACACATTCGTAGGGAGGGGCGGGGTTTTCGCCAATGCGCAGACTGGAAATGTCGTACTCATGGGTATAGAAGCTGCAACAGGAGAATGGGAAAAGGCAGTACTTTACGCAGTACCTATTCTGGCATTTATTGTGGGAGTAGTAGTTGCCGAGATGATTAAAAAACCTTCAATGCGACTGTTAATACCGGATACCGAAAGAGCAGTTTTAATTCTTGAGATTGCAGTCCTTTTTATTGTAGGTTTTATACCTTATACAGGTCCTGATATGATGGTGACTGTTGCAATCTCATTTGTAGCTGCTATCCAGTTCTCTATATTTCGCAAACTTGACGGTTCCCCATACAACACAATCGCGATCACCGGAAATCTACGATCAGCTACCCAGGAAGCCTATCTTGCTGTCACAAGAAAAGACTATAAATCGGCTTTTCAAGCAGTCCGTTTTTCTATGATTAACCTCTCGTTTTTAGCAGGAGCTATTCTGGGAGGATTGCTTACTTCATTTATTGGGGTTAAAGCAGTGTGGGTTACTGTAATTGTACTAATTTGCCCTGTAATACTGCTCAGCACAGACGAATACAAGAGTAAGAATGTTCGTATCGATGTTAAAGGCTCGGGGGTTTAA